Within Triticum dicoccoides isolate Atlit2015 ecotype Zavitan chromosome 1B, WEW_v2.0, whole genome shotgun sequence, the genomic segment CTACATATAACTTGATTATTAGTAATGCAAGAGAGTGGGGGGAATTTTACTACGGCTACTGCCcggttggagcatatcaccaaggagGCTTATATCCAATCATGGATGATGGTGTAGTCTTCGGATATGACCTCCTTGATCCTATGATTGTTTTATGTTTACCTTTTCTATCAAACAATGTTGTCGTTTTTTACTTTTCTTGAACGCGATGGCCGCGCGCATGATGCTACCCAGATGCTAATGCGGTGGTATCAGTCTGATGTAATGATCGAATGAAATTCTGTTTATCGAAAAATTTACAATACACATAGTTGCTCAAAAACAAAAACGAAATTACAGTACATATGTGTACTTATATGGGCCGAGGCCCGTACATGGGCGAGCCAAGACTGTCGCCCCTTTCACCCGGCCTGTCCTTCACTAGAGTGAACGAAGCATACATATAAAGATAGATAACATAAGTCATAAGTAAGAAAAAATATTGTCCTTCAGTTCTCAAGCAAAATTCGTATATCTAGGCCAGATACGTCGCATGCATCATGCAGTACACGTACGTTGCTCCGGCAATCGAACTCCTTAATGAAACCATGCTCGAGCAAGCTGCGGTGGTGGCGCCCGCCAAATCATCTGCAAATTCATCTGTCAGCCACTGCGTGAGGTATATATGTATCTATCTATCAACCATGCGCAGGCGCAGGCGGAATGTGCGTACCCGCCCCATAGGCCTTTCATGAAGTCGAAAgaccagctgccgccgccgccgcccctcctttGCTGCGGCCGGTAGCCGTCCATCAAGTCCATCCGGACATGCGCCGTCGCGGTCACGGCCAGCAGCAGGACAACCGCCGCGACCATGGCGATGTGCAAGCTCGTCCTCATCGTCGTCGCCGGCGTACGTGCGTGCCGTTCTCCTCCCCTGGCTCTGGCCCTCTCCGTCCTTATCCTGTACTGGCTATATAATGTATGAGCCTCCGGATGCCACGCATGGAGGCGCGGTGGGGCGCTACGTGCGCGCGAACGCTTGCCTATATTTGCTTTTACCAACGCGGCTCGCGATGCATTCAAATGCATGACTCTGCCCAAATCAGGACGCCCTGGGGCAATAGAGACACATTCAAACTTATGACCAAAGATGACCCCATTTTGTGCTGAACTTGAGAGTGCACCACTTGTTTTTTGAATGTACTAGTGCAGATCGGTCCTATTAAGCCCCCTATCGCAAACCTTTTGTCTGTTAAACGGTGTGCGACCAAGACATCACGCACGATATAAAACTTGAACCGTGTGCAAATAAAATAATCATGTGCGATCCCTGACCCATCGCGCACGATTAGGTTAGCTAAACTTTGTGTGATACCTTACACATGGTTTCCATGGGCAAAGCATGCGCTGATGAGGCACGTCACACATTTCGGCTCAGACAATTGATTCCTCTCTTCTAGAAAGATGTTGGCCCCCAAATGCATAGGTTTATTACAAGCATCAATTCCCCATAAATTGATGACCTTAAAGTTTATCGAACCAGTAAGAGTACTTGAATTGCACCTAGTGATAAGTATTTGCACACAACTATGGTACAATATAGTACCAACCTTTTCCACTTTTTGTTACTATGATAGGTTACTTGCAATATTGAACTCATCTAACATACATGACTCCCTCTTGGAGATCATTCATCTAAACATAGGCAGTGCTCAACTAGTAGATCGGAGAGCATATATGTCTATGAATTATGAAACGAAGAACTCATATTAATCTACGAATAAAACATGTATAGATCTAATCATCAGTGAAAATTCATCATACcctaacaaacacaccacaaattaTATCAGATGAATCACAATTACATAGAGAAGCTCATATGATCATTTTATTGATGAACAAGGGAGATTGCCATCTAACTACTATTATGAATTCATAGTCCAAGGAGGACTACTCACACATAGGCATGATAGCAAcaaggatgataaagatggcccggagttggattcctcctccggcagagtgccggaatagGCGTCCATATTGGATCTTCCTAGAAACAGAGATGTCATAGTGGTGAAAAAAAATCCTCGATAAATAAAATTGGAGTTTTTGAAAATATATAAAGGCACAGAAGAAAGAGACGGTAAAAAGGCGGTGCAAGGCCACCATTCAACCTCAACACGCATCATGGTCGTGTCTTAGGGGTGCGTGCTTCCTAGGGGCGCTTTGGTGGCTAAGGCTCGTGCTTCCTGTGGGGGCCCCTTCGGTGGGCCCAGGTGGCTCTAGCTCAGGCATTGCTTGAAACTCGCGGAGTTTTTTCTCCCTGAATCTTTTTGTCCCTGaattgttttcttgaaaaagttcaaaagtaGCTTTCTTGGAAAAGTTCAAAAGTAGCAGAAAACAAGAATTGGCACATGGAAAAATTAATACGTTAGTCCAAAAAAAATGACAAAATCATGGTGCCAAAACTGTGTAATTATGACTTTGGGTGAAACATGTTCACGCATAACTTGCAATTTAAGACATATTTCATTGTCAAGTAGTGAAAATGTAGCTTAAAGCTCTAGGCAGAACAGCTCACGCTCGCTCGGCTCACCTGACCCGGCTCAGACATGGGCCGGGGCGAAGGGCGCGGGCATGCGACATGCGCGTGAATGGTCCGTCGAAATCCGGTCATGGCCTTGGAGGAGTGCAGCTTCCTTTTGgcattttattatttttatttcttgaCAGATAAGTTGATTGTTCTCTTGTCCGGTAGTTTAGGACTTGGAAATCAAGTCGGTTTGAGATCATGATCGCTATGCAATACCGCGTGGGTTCTTCTATATACATGACTTACCTGTCGCGGCCAAATATACACCGGAATAAGCTAGGGTTTTTCTCCGCTCTACTGCATACCAACGCCGACATGCACCAACGAGTGggggagcaggtctccgaaacttcTCGTCCTTGTGATCCTACAACGAGAGAAGGTGAATTCGGTTTTTGGGGAGTGCTTTGCGCGGCTGCTCGCGTTCTTCACCATAGGTCGTCTTCAATCCAAGTCAGGCGAAGCCAAGTACTGGCGTCTGCAACGTCGTTTACTTCGACCGGTCTTCACCAACGTCGTCGTCTATAACATAGCTTCTGCAACAACCATGGCTACCAACGAACAATACGTGCATCGTGATCTGGTCATGTCTATAATTATGGTTGATGTTGTATGTGTGATGTTGTTGTTTTGTTCATCTAGTATGCTAGAGCTATGCATGCTAATTATTGTTCTAGTCCTGAATTATTTGCATAAACTAATTACGAATTTGCCTGATATTCCAACAGTCCTCCTGATATATCTTGTATACCTATGTCTATGAACATTGAATAAGTTTCTTTTTCTCCCCATAAGAAAATAACCTTGACGCAACGTCTAATCGGACGGTCATGGGTGTGAATGAGACACAGCTCAATTTCAGCTAGTTAGGTTATAGCAAAAGCATTCGATATAAATGGAGATTGAGTTGAATATTCTTTTTTGCGAAAGATTGTGATGAATGTTGACATGCACAAATATATACATATGACATTTTTCTCATTTATTCATTCATATGTAGTGACTTTTTTGTTTAAATACACTTGCATGCATGGATAGCTCTCCCTCTAGattacatatataacatgtttcAACGTGTTAATCATTCTTATGTCATCAGATTTCTAGAAATCATCACAATTTGATTGTGTCATAAGTGAACACGGTATCTTCTTTGTAAAAATAGTTGAAGAACCGAATTGTTAACAAAATATGTAGTCTTTTTATCCATATATAGTTTAGTTCATTTAACTAAAGTTCAGTCGCTATCAGAAATATAGAATAGCTAATGGTTTTTGGAAAAAAATCAGAATAATTAGTTGTGGTTCACTGATTGATTGCTTTAACTAACTTAAGCTTTCCTGAATTAGCTGTATCAAACAGACCGTTCCCCAACTGAATTATTATTCCGATCCTGGGATATCTTCTAATATCGTAGCCATAAACTATTTGCACACGTGAATCACTACCCAAATGTCAACTCTAAGGAGAATATTACATATTTACACCAAAAATTGGCAAAGAAATACATCCACGGGACCACCGCCCTGCACAAGGATACATTTGCAGACTTCAACAATCAAGTTTGTTTACGTATCCATGGCCAATCTAACAGTATCATCTGTATCTGGCCATTTCAAACAATTAATTTTTTGTCAATTGTCAAAGCTAGAGAAATCTGATGGCCCAACCTTTTCTTTTCTGAGTAGATATTGCGCTATTTTATTTGGTTGAAAATTTCCATGTTGATCTAATGTTCCAATTGAATTGGAGTTGCGCAATCACACGAGTTGCATCTGATATATTGCAGGAGTAAAAAAAAATTTTAGAATTATATTGCAGGAGTATTTGAAAGATAAGATAGCACGAAAATATCACAAACTTTAGAGAAAGTTCTAACTATGTGTTAGCTGTGAATCAACCTGTAgttagatggttaggtggacagtggtttcCCTAACCTGCCAGGATTCAAAttttggtgctcgcatttattagtAGATTTATTTAGGATTTCCGGCGACACACATTCAGTGGGAAGAGACGCCTCATCAACTACGAGGCGCTTttggtgacttcgtcaatcttaaGATAATATGCCGACTCAATCTCTCgggggtgctcataggggtagagcATGCGTatgtgttcatagggatgagtaTATGCATATATAGTGTCTCAAAAAAAAACTATGTGTTAGCTAGCTGGCTGGTCTAGCTAGGTCAACTATGGGATCCCCATAAATTAACTCCGACGTGCAAAATTATGTCCCAAAGAATCAGCAGTATCCATTAATTTTCCaaataaaaatgcaaaaaattgcAATCAGTgatctcaaaaataattttatgcATAAATAAATCTGATAATAAAAATCGAGCAATCCAGAGTCAAAACAGTGTCGCATCCATGCAGACGCAACGGAGTCCAGATAGGCTTATAAAGAAGAGCAGCACGCGCAGGCGCGCACGTCGTCGGAGCTAGCTTGGCAACGACCGACCATGGTGATGGCGGAGCCGGAGGAGACCCCGGGATCCCAAAGGCCGTCGGCGGACCGTGGATCCGTCGCCGGGGAGCCGTCCCCGCCCGCAGCGGCGACGCCTCGGCGGCTGACGGTGTGGTGCAAGTCGCTGGTGTTCCGCGGCGACGGGTACGCGGTGTTCGACGACGCGGACGGGCGGATGGTGTTCCGCGTGGACAACTACGGCGTCGGCCCGGGAAGCATGGCGCTCATGGACCACGCCGGCCGCGTCCTCCTCACCCTCCGCCGCCGCCAACGCAAGGTGATCGCTGGTCGACCGAGTAGATCTACTATCTACTTTTTTTGGCTATTATACATTACACGCTCTGATTAGTTTGCTTCGTGCATGACATGAACCCGTTCGACAATTGGCCGCATGCAGATGCTGAGCTTGATGCCGGAGACATGGGAGGTGTACAATGGCGACGTCGACGACGACTCGGACGCGAACGACGGCCACGATGAGCCGCACCTCATGATGAGAGCCACCAAGGACCTGGGCAGGTCCAGCTGCACCGCCTCCATGCTTGCCGTGGACAAGCCAGAACTCTACCGCCTGAGCTGGTCCCGGCGGGAGGAGTGGTCGAGGATCCACCGGCGCAGCTCGACCGGCAACGAGACACTCATCGCCGAGGTGCGACGGAAACGAGGGGGGCCAGAGAAGGCGACATTGCTGGGCAAGGACGTGCTGTCGCTGGTGGTGCAGCCAGGGATGGACCTTGCCATCACCATGGCCATGCTCATGATCTCCAACTCGTACCGATGACCCCGCCCCCCGTCCGAATCACCAGGCCAACATATGTTCATGCATATAGAAGCTTCTAGAACATTTCGGAGGTTgtagaagaagaagcacgtcagtatACCCATTGTAAATCCCCATATTCGTTGGCATTCATTTCAATGTTGCATTCATCCTTCCAGAACAGTTGCAATGTAAACCTTGCAGTGTTGCTGAAGTACTGAACGGGTTTGCTACCATTTCATCCAAGGCCACACACCATGTTCCCAATAGAGATACCAATAACATGGGAAAGGTAGGCAAGCAACGCAAAGACGTGCACATCACAACACTAGTCAAACAGACATCACCAAGTGTTTACTTCCCAGGGCAAAACTACTCACATGCTACAGCTAATTTACAGATCCTACAGATTCTTCCTCCCCTTCTTGTGTGACAGGTTTGCGCCATTGTCAGTACGTAGCAGCATTGTCGTGCAAATCACGGCGAGAACAGCCGCTGTGGCGATAGGCTTACAGCTGGGTACTCGCTGTGCCTGGCCGCAGCCTGCCTGAATTCATCACACCCCTCGCAGTTGTCTAGCATAGGGAGAAAAATGTATTAAGTACAAGGGCAATACAATGTCTATAGATAATTAACTAATCCCTAATTGGAAGAGCTTACCTCAAAGAAAGAGttgaagtttagtctcatcagaaaCTGCCTCAGGAAAGGTGCTCTCTGACTTCCAGCAAGTCGACTACTCCTTAGGATGGTGTACAGCGAATTTGATTTCTTGTTGAACTCCTGAATATCGCCAAATGTATGTAAGTTTATGCTACATATACTAGGAAACTAAGCAAAAAGCTGGCTAGCTAAGACATCCATGAGTGATGTGCCAAGCGCTGGCACGTCACTATTTGTTCACAGAAGGCCGATAGTGTTGGGTGGGACAATACCTCAGTTATGTGATCAATCTCAAACATGTTTGAGCCTGTTTCGTATTGCTCGATACTCCAGCAGAACTGCAAGCAGAGCTTCATTATACTGTCCAGTATTCTAGACACTGATCCTATATCCAAGAAGGACTGTGATATCAATGCCGACAAATAGCTGCAATGCAAGAGGTTATAGTCAGCCAAGATACCATAACAGATTAAATCTGTTGCGACCGTGGAAATTCAAAGGTAACACTAGTTGTGGTGGTATTTCCATGTAACTAGGCAAGGAAATCACTATAGTATAATTAAGTGGCCAGGGTCGACTACACAAAAGTACAGGGGAAATTATTGCAACCTGTAGAAAGGGCTATGCAAAACCAAAACATTCATCTATACAAGCTTCAGATAATAGAAAGCACCAATATGCAATGAAACCAACACCATTGGTGGTGAAGCAAAAGAACAAGTTGGTATGAACACAGATCCATAATGTTCCCTTATCTTCTAGGATCGGACCATATGAAAATATTCTACTCAAAAGAAGATGAACATGGCGTAGCATGGATTCGCTAAACAGTACACTATCAAATAAAAAGCTTAACCTTCCTATTggtaaaaacaaataaaaaaaagttagacaGCATAAAGTGAAAAACGGTTGCTTACTCTTGATGAAAGGTCACTAGTTCTGTAAAATCATGTGAGTCTTGAACGTGAGTTTGTAAGACATTCCACTGTGACTCAATTACATCAACCTGCAAAAGGAAGTAAATAAGAAAGGAAAAGTGAAAATTATCAAACTAAACAAAAGAAATTAAAGTCTAGAATAAATTTGAGACCAGCACATTCCTAGCAGCTATCTGGTCAAATGCCGTCATGTTGTAGCTTCTCGTTATTAAGCAAATGTCATGCGCATCCTCCGAATTATTACCAAAGGTAAATGGTAGTTTATCTGGTTATTACCTGGATGTAGAACTGTAGGTTTCTGATCAAGAAAGCCATATGCTCCCTTACTCGCCAAAAAGGCTTCGTGCGTAACCGACGCAGTTGTGTTGCAGAGGAATTCTTCCGATCCTTGCAATAATCAGAAAAATCAACATGATCTTGATGCATTACAGCTGTCCAGGATTTCTCCAATTCCATTTGTGTCCTCTTCAACCGAATGAGATACTGAAAAACTTTGCGATACCTGGATACAGTTTGTGTATCTTAAAAATGGGAATGTAAAAAGCTCAAAAGACTTCCCCTGACTTCCCAGTTGAGTTTAGCAAGTCTTGATGTAACTTTTCAGGATATTAATCACACTCAAAGATCTATGAAATTCAAAATATAATAATTTTGTTGAGAGTAACATATGAAGAACAACACTTACTTAGAAAGAACGTCAGGAGTAAAGAAGAGTTGTAGTGGCCAATCGACGGAATATTCCAGAGCAATACTATGCCAACCATCAAGTGCCAACTCTGAGCTAGCCTTTCCATGCAAGGAAATATCTGATGTGTTGGACTTCTGAAGATCTTTCTGTGATGTACTAGATTTCATACCAAACAGTGGCATCCTACGAAAGACAAACAAAATCAGCTGTCAATGTACGGCACTGAAATTCAAAAAGCATGGCTTGACATCAATTACTCTATGTGCCAAACAGAAATGCTAACCTTAGAGATACCCTGGTGAAGTATTTGTCTTCATCACCTATAGTTTTCAGCGCAGCCTGCAGAATTAAGAACAGGAAATAAATCAAACCTATTTGCTAACATGAGGTAACGCAGCAGAAAACAGAACTCAGCAGGATTCTGTTAAGTTGGTGACAATTAAACCACATAATAAACTGAAATAATAAAATTGTATATCTGTAGGTCTTTGGCAAGAAAAAAGGGGTTGTGTCACTTACCAACTGAAATGGGACAATGAGATCTGCTTCAGCTGTAGATTGACGAGGTGGTAGGCGCATTAATTGACGGCTTTCCTCAAGAAAACACTGGTTCAAAATCGTGATTTTGAGTTTCCGAAAACAACCAAGGAAGGCACTATGGCACAATTTGCACTGTACTAGCGCAACCACGGAGATACATACACGCAAAAGGAATACGGTAGATATATTACCTGGAAAAAATCACCTTTCGCCAAAAGAAAATAATCTTTAAGTGCCTTCAAGTGGCCATTGAGATCAGCGCGTACAACCACTAACTTTTACCAAAGAAAACAATCGGTGATGCTCATGTGCAATAAAACATTGATAGAATATAATGCTTTAAGCCATCTAGTACCTGCCAAAGATGATTAGCTGCAATTGTACGTATTGAGCTAACAGCAGACTCAAACAACCTTTTATGAAACTCGGAAGCATGCTGCAGAAACAATATGGACTTATGTCAATAATGCTCCCATAAAGGATAAGGATAAATGAAAACTTTGACACACAAAACAGGGAAAGATGCATACAGCAATATAAGATGCTGATTTTAAATATTGCCAGCAGAAAGCTAACAACTAACCTTTAGCTGCTTAAGCATGGCATCAACTCTATCTGCTTCAGCCTGTGGCAATAATTCTTCTGCACTAATGTTAGAGAAGTTTGGCAGCTCTTTCAGAGCACCGGAGCCCCCCGTGAAACCTTGCATTCTATGAGATCCTTTCAATGTCTGACTTTGGTTAGTTGGTTCCAGCAATGTAGCACCAGGACTAGGATTTCTAAGAACCCTTATTGCTTTGCCAGCGAATAGAATTGATTCTGCAACTCGCATGTGGATATAATCCGGCAACATGTCCTGTCAAGTGAGAGAAAAACGGATATAATTAGCTAGGGGAACATTTATTGCCTGATTGCCTCATACACATGCATTTCAGAATAAGAGTATAAGCATACCAATGATACATGAAATCCTGAGTGCCAACTAGTAAGTGATGTGTCTTTAGCTAATTTCTGCGCAAATTTATCAGCAACATCAGACTGAGCCGGTTCATTCTCCTCATCCCTGTCAACCTGTCTGAAAAGAAAGGTAAGAAGTTTTATATTGCTCTGGTTCAGGGGCTCAATTAGCTTACTTTTCCCGCTTTTGATACTTTCTTGGTGCCCTTAGTTCAAGCTCCTCTGGGTTTTGACCAAAGGCCTGCCCTTGTAAATATTACAACATGTAACTTGTCTTCTCTCGTTTATTAATTTAAGACTGTAGGAAACTCTCCTACAGTCATTTCATGTTCAAAAAAAAACTAGTAGTTCTCATGCAAAAGGCAACTGATGCAATTCCTGCTATAGACTGTTGGACATAGAGATAATCAAAATCATTAGACAAAGCTCCAAGCAAGCAAATTCTTGTGCCCATCAGTTGACAATATTAGACTTTTTGTGAATCATAATTAGAATTATCACAGAATTTATGAAATAAAGTAAATATGCACAACAAAATATAGAGTTATTCATATTATAACCAAAACTTCAAAAGCACTCGGGATTTGTGCTCCTATAGTTGAAATTTCACGTGccatttagcaggccaaaatgtctAACTGGATATGCCGCTATAATATATCAGAAGCAGCAACTGGATAAGAGAATAGCAATGACAAAATTACAAGATAATTTAATGGAAGCTCTGTAAGTCATGCTGACCTTCTGATGAAAAATTCATGGTACTGATCTTGAAGAATACCATAAACCATCCAAGAAGTCAGCTGGTTAAACATGACCTGGTGTCCATGCCAAAGCAGCCTATTCTTATTTTTAccatcaatgaaaagaaaatgaaTAAGCAAACAACTGATCATAAGGGGCATAAGAAATATGCAGTGAAGT encodes:
- the LOC119350279 gene encoding protein LURP-one-related 5-like encodes the protein MVMAEPEETPGSQRPSADRGSVAGEPSPPAAATPRRLTVWCKSLVFRGDGYAVFDDADGRMVFRVDNYGVGPGSMALMDHAGRVLLTLRRRQRKMLSLMPETWEVYNGDVDDDSDANDGHDEPHLMMRATKDLGRSSCTASMLAVDKPELYRLSWSRREEWSRIHRRSSTGNETLIAEVRRKRGGPEKATLLGKDVLSLVVQPGMDLAITMAMLMISNSYR
- the LOC119326470 gene encoding gamma-tubulin complex component 4-like; this encodes MLHELLLALLGFTGDFVLDNSSGRRRPEPAEAGGAGDGDVGPAFRLAPDLTFLQPSERNAIERLISLGFYYRELNRFATESRDLSWIQSSVEVSSPNADITLKGKVRKGSAYRRAIANGIAEILSVYRSAVLQVEQNLLSDPLPILATVTHGLNKFEVLLPPLYELVMEIEQKDIKGGQLLNLLHKRCHCGVPELQSCIQRLLWHGHQVMFNQLTSWMVYGILQDQYHEFFIRRQVDRDEENEPAQSDVADKFAQKLAKDTSLTSWHSGFHVSLDMLPDYIHMRVAESILFAGKAIRVLRNPSPGATLLEPTNQSQTLKGSHRMQGFTGGSGALKELPNFSNISAEELLPQAEADRVDAMLKQLKHASEFHKRLFESAVSSIRTIAANHLWQLVVVRADLNGHLKALKDYFLLAKGDFFQCFLEESRQLMRLPPRQSTAEADLIVPFQLAALKTIGDEDKYFTRVSLRMPLFGMKSSTSQKDLQKSNTSDISLHGKASSELALDGWHSIALEYSVDWPLQLFFTPDVLSKYRKVFQYLIRLKRTQMELEKSWTAVMHQDHVDFSDYCKDRKNSSATQLRRLRTKPFWRVREHMAFLIRNLQFYIQVDVIESQWNVLQTHVQDSHDFTELVTFHQDYLSALISQSFLDIGSVSRILDSIMKLCLQFCWSIEQYETGSNMFEIDHITEEFNKKSNSLYTILRSSRLAGSQRAPFLRQFLMRLNFNSFFETTARGVMNSGRLRPGTASTQL